A single Mixta calida DNA region contains:
- the tcyJ gene encoding cystine ABC transporter substrate-binding protein produces MNFSQVRRQLLLGVMATALVAGVNVKTFAAENLLNKVKERGSLLVGLEGTYPPFSFQDENGKLTGFEVEFAQALAQHLGVKASLKPTKWDGMLASLDSKRIDVVINQVTISDERKKKYDFSVPYTVSGIQALTRKDKEGSIKGPQDLANKKVGVGLGTNYEQWLRENVKGVDIRTYDDDPTKYQDLRSGRVDAILVDRLAALDLVKKTGNTMAVAGPAFSRQEAGVALRKGNEDLLNAINTAIGEMQKDGTLNKISEKWFGADVTK; encoded by the coding sequence ATGAATTTCTCTCAGGTACGTCGTCAGCTGCTGCTGGGCGTGATGGCGACGGCGCTGGTTGCCGGCGTCAACGTGAAAACCTTCGCTGCGGAAAATCTGCTGAATAAAGTAAAAGAGCGCGGCAGCCTGCTGGTGGGGCTGGAAGGCACCTATCCGCCGTTCAGCTTCCAGGATGAGAACGGCAAGCTGACCGGCTTTGAAGTAGAGTTTGCGCAGGCGCTGGCGCAGCACCTGGGCGTGAAGGCGAGCCTGAAGCCGACCAAATGGGACGGCATGCTGGCGTCGCTGGACTCCAAACGCATCGATGTGGTGATCAATCAGGTGACCATCTCCGACGAGCGTAAGAAAAAGTATGATTTCTCCGTGCCTTACACCGTTTCCGGTATTCAGGCGTTGACGCGCAAGGACAAAGAGGGCTCCATCAAAGGCCCGCAGGATCTGGCGAACAAAAAAGTGGGCGTCGGCCTCGGCACCAACTATGAGCAGTGGCTGCGTGAGAACGTGAAGGGCGTGGATATCCGTACCTATGATGACGATCCGACCAAATATCAGGATCTGCGCTCTGGCCGCGTTGACGCTATCCTTGTCGATCGCCTCGCCGCGCTCGATCTGGTGAAGAAAACCGGCAACACCATGGCAGTTGCAGGCCCGGCCTTCTCCCGTCAGGAAGCGGGCGTCGCACTGCGTAAAGGCAACGAAGATCTGCTGAATGCCATCAACACGGCGATCGGCGAGATGCAGAAAGACGGCACGCTGAATAAAATTTCTGAAAAATGGTTTGGCGCGGACGTCACTAAATAA
- the tcyL gene encoding cystine ABC transporter permease has protein sequence MQESIQLVLDSAPFLLKGAVFTLQLSIGGMFFGLVLGFILALMRLSTFWPIGLLARFYVSVFRGTPLIAQLFMIYYGLPQFGIELDPIPSAMIGLSLNTAAYASESLRGAIAAIERGQWEAAASIGMTRWQTLKRVVLPQAARTALPPLGNSFISLVKDTSLAATIQVPELFRQAQLITSRTLEVFTMYLAASLIYWVMATVLSALQNRLEAHVNRQDREEK, from the coding sequence ATGCAAGAGAGTATTCAACTGGTGCTGGATTCAGCACCTTTTTTATTAAAAGGCGCCGTCTTTACGCTGCAGCTTAGCATCGGCGGCATGTTCTTCGGTCTGGTGCTGGGCTTTATCCTGGCGCTGATGCGCCTCTCTACCTTCTGGCCCATCGGCCTGCTGGCGCGTTTCTACGTCTCTGTTTTTCGCGGCACGCCGCTGATCGCCCAGCTGTTTATGATCTACTACGGGCTGCCGCAGTTCGGCATTGAACTCGATCCGATCCCCTCGGCGATGATCGGCCTGTCGCTGAATACCGCCGCCTACGCTTCCGAATCGCTACGCGGAGCGATCGCCGCCATTGAGCGCGGCCAGTGGGAAGCGGCGGCCAGCATCGGCATGACGCGCTGGCAAACGCTGAAGCGCGTGGTGCTGCCGCAGGCGGCCCGCACCGCATTGCCGCCGCTGGGCAACAGCTTTATCAGCCTGGTGAAAGACACCTCGCTGGCCGCCACCATTCAGGTGCCGGAGCTGTTCCGCCAGGCGCAGCTGATCACCTCGCGCACACTGGAAGTGTTCACCATGTATCTGGCGGCATCGCTGATCTACTGGGTGATGGCGACGGTGCTGTCGGCGCTGCAAAACCGGCTGGAAGCCCATGTTAACCGTCAGGATCGGGAGGAGAAATGA
- the rfbD gene encoding dTDP-4-dehydrorhamnose reductase, whose amino-acid sequence MRILLTGAYGQLGRCLLDRFPADWVMLACGSAELDITDRAAVERIVRRFRPQVIMNAAAYTAVDKAEIDRIRAMKINAIGPENLARAAREVGAQLIHISTDYVFDGSKPTPYIESDLPCPINFYGLSKWEGEKRVQAILPQAIIIRTSWVFSEYGNNFVKTMLRLAQTHETIRVVNDQRGCPTYAGDLAQAMIALAAEPEAAGIYHYCGDKAVSWYEFAQAIFSLRGSAPRLVPISSREYITTAPRPGNSALLASADRQPQRSSNWLSALGIVSSDDDMSYAC is encoded by the coding sequence ATGCGCATATTGTTAACCGGCGCTTACGGCCAACTGGGTCGCTGCCTGCTGGATCGTTTTCCCGCCGACTGGGTGATGCTCGCCTGCGGCTCAGCCGAGCTGGACATCACCGACCGCGCGGCGGTGGAGCGCATTGTGCGTCGCTTTCGTCCGCAGGTAATCATGAATGCCGCCGCCTATACGGCGGTCGATAAAGCGGAGATCGACCGCATCCGCGCCATGAAAATCAACGCGATTGGACCGGAGAACCTGGCGCGCGCGGCGCGTGAAGTGGGCGCGCAGCTGATCCATATCTCTACCGACTACGTTTTCGACGGCAGCAAACCGACGCCGTACATCGAGAGCGATCTCCCCTGCCCGATTAACTTTTACGGCCTGAGCAAATGGGAAGGCGAAAAGCGCGTGCAGGCGATTCTGCCGCAGGCGATCATCATCCGCACTTCCTGGGTATTCAGCGAGTACGGCAATAACTTCGTCAAAACCATGCTGCGCCTGGCGCAAACGCACGAGACGATCCGCGTGGTTAACGATCAGCGCGGCTGCCCGACCTATGCGGGCGATCTGGCGCAGGCGATGATTGCGCTGGCGGCAGAGCCTGAAGCGGCAGGCATCTATCACTACTGCGGCGATAAAGCGGTAAGCTGGTATGAGTTCGCGCAGGCGATTTTCAGCCTGCGCGGCAGCGCCCCCAGGCTGGTGCCAATCAGCAGCCGGGAATATATCACCACCGCGCCGCGTCCGGGCAACAGCGCACTGCTCGCCTCCGCCGACAGGCAGCCACAGCGTAGCTCCAACTGGCTGAGCGCGTTGGGGATAGTCAGCAGCGATGATGATATGAGCTACGCCTGTTAA
- a CDS encoding HNH endonuclease signature motif containing protein has translation MRFNYDLLPGEHLTFEEISRRYGQKYPAEKALTLRGLLSPSTSPRQLVIRAVFAHQTENSPLEDLLFVSDDNERKNYLRRFEHYMQNGQTFLYLRRNDLAKSLWKVMGESRVYAMLDPGSATAQNLLTSRGYRLTLMRRQGDDDYWQLFDAQAQPCFSEARTLQFLVVMETPLMPTPGAVIAGQQVGRRVRTKVLQRASQAEFAAAVNARYGGCVITGTTVQAHVAAPWVEACHIDTRENDEGLLTDNSVDNGLLLRSDLQRLFISGLLHIDSERGTVHFRQALQADEELLAFYQGIEGQVCALWARVPPATRAKLKAIRRTA, from the coding sequence ATGCGCTTCAATTATGACTTGTTGCCAGGTGAACACCTGACCTTTGAGGAAATCAGCCGCCGCTACGGGCAGAAATATCCTGCGGAGAAGGCGCTGACGCTGCGCGGCTTATTAAGTCCTTCCACCAGTCCGCGTCAGCTGGTTATCCGGGCGGTGTTCGCCCACCAGACGGAAAACAGTCCGCTGGAAGATCTGCTGTTCGTGTCGGACGACAACGAGCGCAAAAACTATCTGCGCCGTTTCGAGCATTATATGCAGAACGGGCAAACCTTCCTTTATCTGCGGCGCAACGACCTCGCCAAATCGTTGTGGAAAGTGATGGGGGAGAGCCGGGTGTACGCCATGCTCGATCCCGGCTCCGCCACGGCGCAGAACCTGCTGACCAGCCGGGGCTACCGTCTGACGCTGATGCGTCGGCAGGGCGACGACGATTACTGGCAGCTGTTCGATGCGCAGGCGCAACCCTGCTTTAGCGAGGCGCGCACACTGCAGTTTCTGGTCGTGATGGAAACACCGCTCATGCCGACGCCCGGCGCGGTGATCGCCGGTCAGCAGGTGGGACGACGCGTCAGAACGAAAGTGTTGCAGCGCGCCAGCCAGGCGGAATTCGCCGCGGCGGTCAACGCGCGTTACGGCGGCTGCGTCATTACCGGCACCACGGTACAGGCGCATGTCGCCGCGCCGTGGGTGGAAGCGTGCCATATCGATACGCGTGAAAATGATGAAGGCCTGCTAACCGATAACAGCGTCGATAACGGATTACTGTTGCGCAGCGATTTACAACGGCTGTTTATCAGCGGGCTGCTGCATATCGACAGCGAACGGGGCACGGTGCACTTCCGTCAGGCACTGCAGGCTGATGAAGAACTGCTGGCCTTTTATCAGGGCATCGAGGGCCAGGTCTGCGCCCTGTGGGCGCGGGTGCCGCCTGCGACGCGCGCGAAGCTGAAAGCAATACGCCGCACGGCTTGA
- a CDS encoding acyltransferase family protein, producing the protein MNNKKSEEIQWVNTLKGGCILLVVLYHVVLPGFEGTLKYLTAGSLPAHIWVAFNTVLSPLRMPAFFFVSGMLAARAINEKPWQKVFTSRVTNLFYLYILWGVIQWLSIYGISSEITHHRISSNINSSYAESPQEFISLMLMAMSSSWYLYALGLFFLFAKLFRQQRLPLVVVAVLLNYAAVEKIIPGWGPESLSQYFIYFIMGSFWSAQVIQLSEWRKSNLLPWLGLAALAGVHLLLGLQKNLFLCTLTILACIALCRTLNVRFNMAWMNWIGKNTLQIYVLHRIFIEYFGMTAILFALDHHLFNSGLFSMLWAVGFPIGMVALCSFCSVVVWKVLNKGLGKSLFIYPRLLRMKFDV; encoded by the coding sequence ATGAACAATAAAAAAAGCGAGGAAATACAGTGGGTGAATACGCTGAAGGGCGGATGCATTCTGCTGGTGGTGCTCTACCACGTGGTTTTACCGGGATTTGAAGGAACGCTGAAATACCTGACGGCAGGCAGCCTGCCGGCGCATATCTGGGTAGCGTTTAATACCGTCCTGTCGCCGTTGCGTATGCCTGCCTTCTTCTTTGTGTCAGGGATGCTGGCGGCACGCGCCATTAATGAAAAACCCTGGCAGAAAGTTTTTACCAGCCGGGTAACGAACCTGTTTTATCTCTATATTCTCTGGGGCGTCATTCAGTGGCTCTCTATTTATGGGATCTCATCGGAAATTACCCATCACCGTATTTCCAGCAACATTAACTCCTCTTACGCGGAATCGCCGCAGGAGTTCATTTCGCTGATGCTGATGGCGATGAGCAGCTCCTGGTATCTCTATGCGCTGGGGCTGTTTTTCCTTTTCGCCAAACTGTTCCGCCAGCAGCGTCTGCCGCTGGTCGTGGTGGCGGTGTTGCTGAACTATGCGGCCGTGGAGAAGATCATTCCCGGCTGGGGGCCAGAGAGCCTTTCACAATACTTTATCTACTTCATCATGGGTTCCTTCTGGAGCGCGCAGGTGATCCAGCTAAGCGAATGGCGTAAAAGCAATCTGCTGCCGTGGCTGGGTCTGGCGGCGCTGGCGGGCGTACATCTGCTGCTGGGGTTACAGAAGAACCTGTTCCTCTGTACCCTGACCATTCTGGCCTGCATCGCGCTGTGCCGCACGTTGAACGTACGCTTTAATATGGCCTGGATGAACTGGATCGGTAAAAACACGCTGCAAATTTATGTGCTGCACCGTATCTTTATCGAATATTTCGGCATGACGGCGATTCTGTTCGCGCTGGATCACCACCTGTTCAACTCCGGCCTGTTCTCGATGCTGTGGGCGGTAGGCTTCCCGATCGGTATGGTGGCGCTCTGTTCCTTCTGTTCAGTGGTCGTCTGGAAAGTGCTGAACAAAGGGCTGGGGAAATCACTGTTTATCTACCCGCGTCTGCTGCGCATGAAGTTTGATGTCTGA
- the rfbC gene encoding dTDP-4-dehydrorhamnose 3,5-epimerase: protein MKVIDTRISDVKIIQPTVYGDARGFFLETFEKRRYQQLLGIDAEFVQDNYSRSGRHVLRGLHFQRTQPQGKLVRVARGEVFDVAVDIRPDSPTFGQWTGAILSEENQTQLWIPPGLAHGFVVLSESADFEYKCTDYYNPQDEACLLWNDPTINIEWPVAAPQLSDKDKKGLPLTELMQCAYC from the coding sequence ATGAAGGTTATCGATACGCGGATTAGTGATGTAAAAATTATTCAGCCCACCGTCTATGGCGACGCGCGCGGATTTTTCCTGGAAACCTTCGAAAAACGCCGCTACCAGCAGCTGCTGGGCATCGACGCGGAGTTTGTACAGGACAACTATTCACGCTCAGGCCGTCACGTACTGCGCGGGCTGCATTTCCAGAGGACCCAGCCGCAGGGCAAGCTGGTGCGCGTGGCGCGCGGCGAAGTGTTTGACGTCGCGGTGGATATTCGCCCCGATTCGCCCACCTTCGGCCAGTGGACCGGCGCGATCTTATCGGAAGAGAATCAGACGCAGCTTTGGATCCCGCCCGGCCTGGCGCACGGTTTTGTCGTATTGTCCGAGAGCGCCGATTTCGAATATAAATGCACCGACTATTACAACCCGCAGGATGAAGCCTGCCTGTTGTGGAACGACCCTACAATAAATATCGAGTGGCCGGTAGCTGCCCCGCAGCTGTCAGATAAAGATAAAAAAGGATTACCTCTAACGGAGCTCATGCAATGCGCATATTGTTAA
- the tcyN gene encoding L-cystine ABC transporter ATP-binding protein TcyN has product MSAIEVKKLVKRFNGQTVLHGIDLEVASGEVVAIIGPSGSGKTTLLRSINLLEEPDSGTIKVGGIEIDAAQPIGKQKERVRQLRQQVGFVFQSFNLFPHRSVLENIIEGPVIVKGEPKAEAIARARALLEKVGLHGKETSYPRRLSGGQQQRVAIARALAMRPEVILFDEPTSALDPELVGEVLNTIRSLAEEKRTMVIVTHEMSFARDVADRAIFMDQGRIVEQGPAKALFANPQQARTRQFLEKFLSQ; this is encoded by the coding sequence ATGAGCGCCATTGAAGTCAAAAAGCTGGTGAAGCGGTTTAATGGCCAGACGGTGCTGCACGGCATTGATCTGGAGGTCGCCTCCGGCGAAGTAGTGGCGATTATCGGGCCGAGCGGTTCCGGCAAAACCACGCTGCTGCGCAGCATCAACCTGCTGGAGGAGCCGGACAGCGGCACCATCAAGGTAGGTGGCATTGAGATTGATGCGGCGCAGCCGATCGGCAAACAGAAAGAGCGCGTGCGCCAGCTGCGTCAGCAGGTGGGCTTCGTTTTCCAGAGCTTCAATCTTTTCCCGCACCGCTCGGTGCTGGAAAACATTATCGAAGGGCCGGTAATCGTAAAGGGCGAGCCGAAAGCGGAAGCTATCGCCCGCGCCCGCGCGCTGCTGGAGAAAGTCGGGCTGCACGGCAAGGAGACGAGCTATCCGCGTCGTCTTTCCGGTGGACAGCAGCAGCGCGTAGCGATTGCCCGCGCGCTGGCGATGCGCCCGGAAGTGATCCTGTTTGACGAACCGACCTCGGCGCTCGATCCCGAACTGGTCGGTGAGGTGCTGAATACCATACGCTCGCTGGCGGAGGAGAAACGCACCATGGTGATCGTCACCCATGAGATGAGCTTCGCGCGCGACGTCGCCGACCGCGCCATTTTTATGGATCAGGGACGGATCGTGGAGCAGGGGCCGGCAAAGGCGCTGTTCGCTAACCCGCAGCAGGCGCGAACCCGTCAGTTCCTTGAGAAGTTCCTCAGCCAATAA
- the rfbA gene encoding glucose-1-phosphate thymidylyltransferase RfbA, with translation MKGIVLAGGTGSRLHPVTCGVSKQLLPVYDKPMIYYPLSVLMLAGIREILVITTPEDLPSFQRLLGDGSSFGIQLQFAVQPKPEGLAQAFIIGEDFLAGEGCALVLGDNIFFGQSFAKKLEDVSARDGGATIFGYQVMDPERFGVVEFNKQFQAISLEEKPTQPKSNYAVTGLYFYDQQVCTMAKQVKPSARGELEITTLNQMYLEDGLLTVEVLGRGFAWLDTGTHDSLLEASHFIHTIEKRQGFKVACLEEIAWRKGWLSGEQLRERARYLNKTQYGAYLDQLLVEP, from the coding sequence ATGAAAGGTATCGTACTCGCCGGCGGCACGGGCTCCCGGCTGCATCCGGTCACCTGCGGCGTATCCAAACAGCTGCTGCCGGTGTATGACAAGCCGATGATTTACTATCCGCTCTCCGTGCTGATGCTGGCGGGCATTAGAGAGATTCTGGTGATCACCACGCCTGAAGATTTGCCGTCCTTTCAACGGCTGCTGGGTGACGGCAGCTCGTTCGGCATTCAGCTGCAGTTCGCCGTGCAGCCAAAGCCGGAAGGCCTGGCGCAGGCATTTATCATCGGCGAGGACTTTCTTGCCGGCGAAGGCTGCGCGCTGGTGCTGGGCGATAACATTTTCTTTGGTCAGAGCTTCGCCAAAAAGCTGGAAGACGTCAGCGCGCGCGACGGCGGCGCCACGATTTTCGGCTATCAGGTGATGGACCCGGAGCGCTTCGGCGTGGTGGAGTTCAATAAACAGTTCCAGGCGATCTCGCTGGAAGAGAAGCCGACGCAGCCTAAATCGAATTATGCGGTGACCGGCCTCTATTTTTATGATCAGCAGGTCTGCACGATGGCGAAGCAGGTTAAACCTTCCGCGCGCGGCGAACTGGAGATCACTACGCTGAACCAGATGTATCTGGAGGATGGGCTGCTGACGGTGGAGGTGCTGGGCCGCGGCTTCGCCTGGCTCGATACCGGCACGCACGACAGCCTGCTCGAAGCGTCGCACTTTATTCACACCATTGAGAAGCGCCAGGGTTTCAAAGTCGCCTGCCTGGAAGAGATCGCCTGGCGTAAAGGCTGGCTGAGCGGCGAGCAGCTGCGAGAACGGGCTCGCTACCTGAACAAAACGCAGTATGGCGCTTATCTCGATCAGCTGCTGGTGGAACCATGA
- a CDS encoding D-cysteine desulfhydrase, with amino-acid sequence MSLSNLIQYPRLELIGAPTPLEHLPRLSDYLGRDIFIKRDDITPLALGGNKLRKLEFLAADALREGADVLITAGAIQSNHVRQTAAVAAKLGLKCVALLENPIDTRAENYLGNGNRLLLDLLDCEIERVDALHAPAEQLNVLRDRLEAQGFRPYVVPVGGSNALGALGYVECAQEIAHQSEGVVDFAAVVVASGSAGTHAGLAVGLEALLPETELVGVTVSRKVADQLPLVSALRQNLDGLLETHSRADITLWDDYFAPRYGMPSEEGMEAVKLLARLEGIILDPVYTGKAMAGLIDGISQQRFRREGPLLFVHTGGAPALFAYYPSV; translated from the coding sequence TTGTCCCTGTCCAATCTGATCCAATATCCTCGTCTCGAACTCATTGGGGCGCCGACGCCGCTGGAGCATTTGCCGCGTCTTTCCGACTACCTTGGCCGCGACATCTTTATCAAGCGCGACGACATCACTCCGTTGGCGCTGGGCGGCAATAAGCTGCGCAAGCTGGAGTTCCTGGCGGCGGACGCGCTGCGGGAAGGGGCGGACGTGCTGATCACCGCTGGCGCCATTCAGTCTAACCATGTGCGCCAGACGGCGGCGGTGGCGGCGAAGCTGGGACTGAAATGCGTCGCGCTGCTGGAAAACCCCATCGACACCCGTGCGGAAAATTACCTCGGCAACGGCAACCGCCTGCTGCTGGATCTGCTCGACTGCGAAATTGAGCGGGTTGATGCACTGCACGCGCCCGCTGAACAGCTGAACGTGCTGCGCGATCGGCTGGAGGCGCAGGGCTTCCGGCCTTACGTGGTGCCGGTCGGCGGCTCTAACGCGCTCGGCGCGCTGGGCTACGTCGAGTGCGCGCAGGAGATCGCGCACCAAAGCGAAGGGGTGGTCGATTTCGCCGCGGTGGTGGTCGCCTCCGGCAGCGCCGGCACGCATGCCGGCCTGGCGGTAGGACTGGAGGCGCTGCTGCCGGAAACCGAACTGGTTGGCGTGACAGTGTCACGAAAAGTCGCCGATCAGCTGCCGCTGGTTAGCGCGCTGCGCCAGAATCTAGACGGACTGCTGGAGACACACAGCCGCGCCGACATCACGCTCTGGGACGACTACTTCGCCCCGCGCTACGGCATGCCGAGCGAAGAGGGCATGGAGGCGGTAAAACTGCTGGCGCGGCTGGAAGGTATCATTCTCGATCCGGTTTACACCGGCAAGGCGATGGCGGGCCTGATCGACGGCATCAGTCAGCAGCGTTTTCGCCGCGAAGGGCCGCTGCTGTTCGTACATACCGGCGGCGCGCCGGCATTATTTGCTTATTATCCTTCCGTCTAA
- the fliZ gene encoding flagella biosynthesis regulatory protein FliZ, with the protein MGTKLKTRPLSRYLKDYKHSQSNCSHCGKILDRMALVFRGQIINKEAISRMDQPIDDQVWLKLQNELTALCRFCSDIYCNTHPNYFDIMAFKQYLFEQTEMSHSTIREYVVRLRRLDDMLSAKNYPAEKLRGCSWHECLEHDLPDAGNNNYRIALRKYDQFLGWQRN; encoded by the coding sequence ATGGGAACCAAACTAAAAACGAGGCCATTAAGCCGTTATCTTAAAGATTACAAACACAGCCAAAGCAATTGTTCACACTGCGGAAAAATACTCGACAGGATGGCGTTGGTTTTTCGCGGTCAGATCATTAATAAAGAAGCTATCTCCCGGATGGACCAACCGATCGACGATCAGGTCTGGCTTAAATTACAAAATGAACTGACCGCGCTGTGCCGGTTTTGCAGCGATATTTACTGCAACACCCACCCTAATTATTTTGACATTATGGCGTTTAAACAATATCTGTTTGAACAGACCGAAATGAGCCACAGCACCATTCGTGAATATGTGGTTCGCCTGCGTCGTCTGGATGACATGCTTTCGGCAAAGAATTATCCGGCCGAAAAATTACGCGGCTGCAGCTGGCATGAATGTCTGGAACATGATTTACCGGATGCCGGCAACAATAACTACCGCATCGCCCTGCGCAAATACGATCAGTTTTTAGGCTGGCAGCGTAATTAG
- a CDS encoding RNA polymerase sigma factor FliA, translated as MNDLYTADGVMDKHSLWQRYVPLVRHEALRLQVRLPASVELDDLLQAGGIGLLNAVERYDALQGTAFTTYAVQRIRGAMLDELRSRDWAPRSVRRNAREVASAMHQCEQALGRAASEQEVAKQLNVSLEEYRQILLDTNNSQLFSYDEYREEHGDSAELVTDGHEEANPLHQLMEGNLRERVIEAIEALPEREKMVLTLYYQEELNLKEIGAVLEVGESRVSQLHSQAIKRLRARLTGAR; from the coding sequence GTGAACGATCTCTATACCGCCGATGGCGTGATGGATAAACATTCGCTGTGGCAGCGATATGTACCACTGGTACGCCATGAGGCGTTACGCCTGCAGGTACGGCTGCCCGCGAGTGTTGAGCTGGATGATTTACTGCAGGCCGGCGGCATTGGACTGTTGAATGCTGTGGAGCGCTATGACGCGCTGCAGGGCACCGCCTTCACCACCTATGCCGTGCAGCGCATTCGCGGCGCCATGCTCGATGAGCTGCGCAGCCGCGACTGGGCGCCGCGCAGCGTGCGCCGCAACGCGCGTGAAGTGGCGAGCGCGATGCACCAGTGCGAGCAGGCGTTGGGACGTGCCGCATCGGAGCAGGAAGTCGCTAAACAGCTCAATGTTTCGCTGGAGGAGTATCGGCAGATTCTGCTGGATACGAATAACAGCCAGCTTTTCTCCTATGACGAGTATCGCGAAGAACATGGCGATAGTGCGGAACTGGTGACGGACGGCCATGAAGAGGCCAACCCGCTTCACCAGCTGATGGAAGGGAATCTCCGTGAACGTGTCATTGAAGCGATCGAGGCGCTGCCCGAACGCGAAAAAATGGTGCTGACACTGTATTACCAGGAAGAGCTGAACCTGAAAGAGATTGGCGCCGTGTTGGAGGTGGGTGAGTCCCGCGTCAGCCAGCTGCACAGTCAGGCGATAAAACGCCTGCGCGCCCGGTTAACGGGAGCGCGCTGA